From the genome of Primulina eburnea isolate SZY01 chromosome 12, ASM2296580v1, whole genome shotgun sequence, one region includes:
- the LOC140807640 gene encoding protein phosphatase 2C 37-like, translating into MAGMRCGVNMGETETAAPVEPSSKSARKRRMEIHQFNFVPNDSAVVPELLSGGGGKKRPKIEVVVEEKPKGTEFATVPEKLSPPSGGILPEFPKFGMTSVCGRRRDMEDSVAIHPTFCLRDGDFSSGFHFFGVYDGHGCSHVSTKCKERMHEIVKAEVEAGGAISWERTMSRSFLKMDKEVKDSCGAGAAGGASTSTCRCELRTPQCNAVGSTAVVAVLTPDKIVVSNCGDSRAVLCRNGVAIPLSTDHKPDRPDELSRIHESGGRVIFWDGPRVLGVLAMSRAIGDSYLKPYVISDPEVTVTERTAEDECLILASDGLWDVVSNETACGVARMCLQSRKPPSTPRSRDNDVTVTAAGESSDKACSDASILLTKLALARHSQDNVSVVVVDLRKGQSS; encoded by the exons ATGGCTGGTATGCGTTGTGGGGTGAATATGGGTGAGACGGAGACGGCGGCGCCAGTGGAGCCCAGTTCGAAATCCGCTAGGAAGAGGAGGATGGAGATCCACCAGTTCAACTTCGTGCCGAATGATTCCGCGGTGGTTCCGGAGCTGCTGAGCGGCGGCGGTGGCAAGAAACGGCCGAAGATTGAGGTGGTGGTTGAGGAGAAACCGAAAGGGACTGAGTTTGCTACGGTCCCGGAGAAGCTGTCTCCTCCGTCGGGGGGGATTCTGCCGGAGTTTCCTAAATTTGGGATGACTTCTGTGTGCGGGAGGAGAAGAGATATGGAAGATTCTGTAGCTATTCACCCTACTTTTTGCTTGCGGGATGGTGATTTTTCGAGTGGGTTTCATTTCTTCGGAGTTTACGATGGCCATGGTTGCTCCCAC gtttcgaCCAAATGCAAGGAAAGGATGCACGAAATAGTGAAAGCTGAAGTCGAAGCCGGAGGGGCGATTTCGTGGGAGCGTACGATGTCTCGGAGTTTCCTAAAAATGGACAAGGAAGTGAAGGACTCGTGTGGAGCTGGTGCGGCGGGCGGAGCTTCCACCTCCACTTGCCGATGCGAGCTTCGGACTCCACAGTGCAACGCAGTTGGATCCACCGCGGTCGTGGCGGTGCTCACGCCGGACAAGATCGTGGTGTCCAATTGTGGTGATTCTCGGGCGGTTCTTTGCCGTAACGGCGTCGCTATTCCGCTCTCCACGGATCATAAG CCGGACCGGCCAGATGAGCTGAGCAGAATTCATGAATCCGGCGGCCGGGTTATATTCTGGGATGGCCCGAGAGTTTTAGGCGTCTTGGCAATGTCTCGTGCAATTG GTGATAGCTATCTGAAGCCGTACGTGATATCGGATCCGGAGGTGACGGTGACTGAGCGGACGGCGGAGGACGAGTGCTTGATACTGGCGAGCGACGGACTGTGGGATGTGGTGTCGAATGAGACGGCTTGTGGGGTGGCGCGAATGTGCCTTCAGTCGCGTAAACCACCTTCTACGCCGAGATCTCGGGATAATGACGTCACGGTGACGGCGGCGGGGGAGAGCTCCGACAAGGCCTGCTCCGACGCGTCGATTCTGTTGACGAAGCTGGCCTTGGCCCGGCACAGCCAAGATAACGTTAGTGTTGTCGTGGTGGATTTGAGGAAAGGCCAAAGCAGTTAG
- the LOC140808154 gene encoding tropinone reductase homolog At5g06060-like isoform X1, with the protein MAGSSNSRWSLSGMNALVTGGTRGIGHATIEELAEMGAVVHTCSRNEEELNQRLQEWNAKGFKVTGSVCDASSREQRVQLLEKVSSLFSGKLNILINNVGTNIRKPTVDYTAEEYSKLMATNLESSYHLCQLAYPLLKASGTSSIVFISSVAGLVHLFSGSIYGATKGAINQLTKNLACEWAKDNIRVNCVAPWYIRTSLVKNLLEDEEFLNRVISRTPLRRPGEPQEVSSMVAFLCLPAASYITGQIIAVDGGMTVNGFSLESNN; encoded by the exons ATGGCAGGAAGCAGCAACTCAAGATGGTCTCTCTCCGGCATGAATGCTCTTGTCACAGGCGGCACGAGGGGAATCGG TCATGCAACGATAGAAGAGCTGGCTGAAATGGGTGCCGTTGTTCATACATGTTCAAGAAATGAAGAGGAGCTGAATCAGCGTTTGCAGGAATGGAATGCTAAAGGATTCAAAGTCACGGGATCGGTTTGTGATGCGTCTTCAAGGGAACAAAGGGTTCAGCTTCTGGAGAAAGTGTCCTCTCTTTTCAGTGGAAAGCTCAACATTCTT ATAAATAATGTTGGGACAAACATCAGGAAACCAACTGTTGATTATACTGCTGAAGAATATTCTAAGCTCATGGCTACAAACTTAGAATCTTCCTACCATCTATGTCAGCTAGCTTATCCTCTTCTTAAAGCCTCTGGTACCAGCAGCATTGTGTTTATCTCCTCTGTTGCGGGTCTAGTACATTTATTTTCTGGATCCATTTATGGAGCAACTAAAG GAGCAATAAATCAACTTACAAAAAATTTGGCTTGTGAGTGGGCAAAGGATAACATTCGAGTCAACTGCGTTGCCCCCTGGTATATCAGAACATCTCTTGTCAAAAAT TTGCTTGAGGATGAAGAATTCTTGAATCGTGTGATATCTAGAACTCCGCTTAGACGTCCTGGAGAACCGCAAGAAGTTTCGTCTATGGTAGCTTTCCTGTGTCTTCCTGCTGCTTCCTACATCACAGGTCAGATTATAGCTGTTGATGGAGGGATGACTGTTAATGGTTTCTCATTGGAATCCAATAACTGA
- the LOC140808154 gene encoding tropinone reductase homolog At5g06060-like isoform X2, producing MAGSSNSRWSLSGMNALVTGGTRGIGHATIEELAEMGAVVHTCSRNEEELNQRLQEWNAKGFKVTGSVCDASSREQRVQLLEKVSSLFSGKLNILINNVGTNIRKPTVDYTAEEYSKLMATNLESSYHLCQLAYPLLKASGTSSIVFISSVAGLVHLFSGSIYGATKGAINQLTKNLACEWAKDNIRVNCVAPWYIRTSLVKND from the exons ATGGCAGGAAGCAGCAACTCAAGATGGTCTCTCTCCGGCATGAATGCTCTTGTCACAGGCGGCACGAGGGGAATCGG TCATGCAACGATAGAAGAGCTGGCTGAAATGGGTGCCGTTGTTCATACATGTTCAAGAAATGAAGAGGAGCTGAATCAGCGTTTGCAGGAATGGAATGCTAAAGGATTCAAAGTCACGGGATCGGTTTGTGATGCGTCTTCAAGGGAACAAAGGGTTCAGCTTCTGGAGAAAGTGTCCTCTCTTTTCAGTGGAAAGCTCAACATTCTT ATAAATAATGTTGGGACAAACATCAGGAAACCAACTGTTGATTATACTGCTGAAGAATATTCTAAGCTCATGGCTACAAACTTAGAATCTTCCTACCATCTATGTCAGCTAGCTTATCCTCTTCTTAAAGCCTCTGGTACCAGCAGCATTGTGTTTATCTCCTCTGTTGCGGGTCTAGTACATTTATTTTCTGGATCCATTTATGGAGCAACTAAAG GAGCAATAAATCAACTTACAAAAAATTTGGCTTGTGAGTGGGCAAAGGATAACATTCGAGTCAACTGCGTTGCCCCCTGGTATATCAGAACATCTCTTGTCAAAAAT GATTAA
- the LOC140808154 gene encoding senescence-associated protein 13-like isoform X3, whose protein sequence is MAGSSNSRWSLSGMNALVTGGTRGIGHATIEELAEMGAVVHTCSRNEEELNQRLQEWNAKGFKVTGSVCDASSREQRVQLLEKVSSLFSGKLNILS, encoded by the exons ATGGCAGGAAGCAGCAACTCAAGATGGTCTCTCTCCGGCATGAATGCTCTTGTCACAGGCGGCACGAGGGGAATCGG TCATGCAACGATAGAAGAGCTGGCTGAAATGGGTGCCGTTGTTCATACATGTTCAAGAAATGAAGAGGAGCTGAATCAGCGTTTGCAGGAATGGAATGCTAAAGGATTCAAAGTCACGGGATCGGTTTGTGATGCGTCTTCAAGGGAACAAAGGGTTCAGCTTCTGGAGAAAGTGTCCTCTCTTTTCAGTGGAAAGCTCAACATTCTT TCTTAG